The genomic region TTTCGCCGTGGGTTTTAAGCTCGAAGGGAGACGAAAAGTGTTAGTATGGAAACGAATCAGGTCTCCACTGGAATCAAAGGGTTAGACAGGATTCTCGATAATGGACTCCTCAGGCGGCAAAACGCGTTGCTGCGTGGTCCGCCGGGCGCGGGGAAGACAATTTTCGGATTACACTTCCTTGCAGAGGGCGTCGAACAGGATGAGACGAGTCTCTATATCAATCTCGGTGAACCCACGGAATACGTGCAACGGACGGCAGCCGAATTCGACTTGCATCCCGACGACATCCATTTCCACGATCTCTCCCCCTCGGACGACCAGTTTGCGGAAGACGAAGCCTACTCGCTGTTCGAGGCAGCCGATGTCGAGCAGTCCGTGTTCATCGAGGAACTCAAAGACACCATCCAGGACATCGACCCAGACCGCGTCTTAGTAGATCCGATAACGGAATTCAGGTACCTCACAAAGGATGATCGCCAGTTCCGGAAACAGATTCTGGGGCTCCTCGACCTTCTCAAGGACGCCGACGCCACGGTCCTGCTGACCTCGCAGGCGGCCGAGACGGTCTCCGACGATGATCTCCAGTTCCTCACCGATACCGTCATCTCCTTGCATAAACACGAGAGCCACCGAACGGTCGAGGTGTCGAAATTCCGCGGCTCCTCGTTCCGAGATGGCCACCACTCCTACGAAATCAACGACGAGGGTGTCGCGGTGTGGCCGCGCATCCGGCCCGACCGACAAGCGACGACTGAGGTCACCGGCGAAACGCTGTCCTCGGGGGTACCCGAACTCGACCAGCTTCTCAACGGTGGCATTACTCAGGGCACGGTAACGTTCTTGAGTGGGCCGACCGGCGTGGGCAAGACCACGACGGGAGCACAATTCTTGAAAGAGGGCGTCACTCAGGGGAAAAAAGCCGTGATGTATCAGTTCGAAGAGGCACGCCACACCTTGCTGCAGCGAGCCGAGGCGGTGAACATCCCGATCAAGCGGCTGGTCGAAGACGGTGACCTGTCGATTGAGGAAATACCGCCCGAAGCGTATACCCTCGATGAATTCGGGCAGATCGTTCGTACGGCCGTCGAAGAGGACGGCGTCGATATGGTGATGATCGACGGGACCCAGGGGTTCAAACAGAATCTCCGAGGACTGGGCGACGATGCCCAGCAAGCGCTCCTTCATCTCGGCCGATACCTGCGGTCCCAGGGCGTGAGTGTGATTATCGCTCACGAAATCCACAATGTGACCGGCACGTTCCAGGTGACCGAGGAAGGGACGAGCAATCTCGCCGATACCATCATCTTCCTTCGCCACGTCGAGTATCAAGGCGAGATGCGCAAGGTCATCGGGACACTGAAAATGCGGGCCAGTGACTTCGAACGCAGTCTGCGCGAATTCGAAATCACCGAATACGGGCTGAGTGTGGGAGAGCCGTTGCCCAATCTCCGGGGGATCCTCTCCGGAACCCCGGAATGGAGCGGCGACAAGGACGACTCGTAGTCCGATGATGGGTCCTGAGGGAAATGACGACGGGTATCTCGTAGAGGGTTCGACGAGGGACGGGACTGCTCGCATTTTGCCGCTGGTAACCAGCCCCGGCAATCGAGAGGTGCTCACGGATTGGGTCGGCGACCATTCAGATTACGAATTGATCCGCGACGAGGAGAGCCTTTCCGCGGATGCCATCGATTGTGTCATTCTCGATCCGCCAGTGTTGTTTGACCGGAAAACTGCCCTCACCGAGCGAAAAATTCGGGACCGAATCCCGTTACCATATCTCCTTCTCGTCGCCGAGAATGAAGAACGGAGCGTCCGCAAGACGCTACGGGAAGAGCATCCGGATCTCTGGGCCGTCGTCGATGGCGTCGTGGGGATGCCAGTCTCGAAATACCGTCTCGGCGACCGCATTGAAACCTTGCTCCGGTTGCGCGAACGGTCCCGGGACGCCATCGAGCAGCGAAAACAGCTTCGGGCGATCCGGGACCAACATACCGGTCACGGAGTGATAATTACCGACTCCGAGGGCACGATCCAATACGTTAACCGAGCCTTCGAAGAACATTCCGGGTACGACCGTGCAGAGGTGATCGGAAAAACACCGAGCATTCTCAAGTCCGGGGAACACGACGAGGCGTTCTACGAGGACCAGTGGGAAACGATAACGGCGGGCAATGTGTGGCAAGACGAAGTGGTCTACGAACGGAAGGACGGGGAGCAGTACGTCATCGATCAAACTATCGCCCCGGTGACGGACTCTGAGGGCAACATTGAGCAGTTCATCGCCGTGAATCACGAAATCACGGAGCTAAAAGAGCTAGAAAAGCGTCTCCGCGAGCAACGCGAACAGTTAGCTGTATTGAACCGGGTGCTCCGACACGACATTCGCAACGACCTGAGCGTCGTACTCGGCTGGGCAGAGGCACTCGAATCCCACGTCGACGACGAGGGGGCGGACCACCTGCGACGCATCACTGACTCCGCGCGGCACATGTACGAATTGACGAAAAGTGCCCGGGATATTTCGGCCGCGTTGCAGTCAGGAAGTGATCCCGAGCTTGAGCCTATTGATCTGCAAAACGTGCTGATGGATGAAGTCGAGCGGCGACGCGAAACGTACGACCACGCCGATATCGAGGTGTCGAGCCCGCCCTCGCAGGACACGACGGTGCGGGCCAACGAGATGCTGGCGTCGGTATTCAGGAATCTCATCAACAACGCTGTCCAGCACAATGACAGGGATACGCCGCAGGTGACCATCCGGGCGACAGAGCACGACGGGACGGTCCGCGTCGAAATCGCGGACAACGGCCCGGGAATCCAGGACGAGGTCAAAGAGCGCATTTTCGAAGAAGCGAGGAAAGGGCTCAACAGCGAAGGAACGGGGATGGGACTGTTTCTGGTCCGCTCGCTTGTAGAAACCTACGACGGTGACGTGTGGGCCGAAGACAACGAACCTCGGGGTGCGATCTTCGTCATAGAGTTGCCGACCGTAAGCTCTCAGATGAACGGTGAACAAAATTCATGACTAACGGTCATCGTTAGTCAATTGTATTATTGATCAACTCTTCGGGGGAGACTAGCGATAATCCCAAAACCGACAGGATAGAAACGTAGTCGGCCTTCAACTCCTATTTACGTAGAATGAGAATGTGACATGGGATTTCAGAGCCAGATGGCATTTCTTCGCCAACTCCCACAACAATCATGTACTCTTTGCTACTATTATCTATAATACGATGCAGTCCCAAGATTCAGCATACGATTTTTCAATCGGGGATGACCACGATTCCCCACTCACGATTTATCCAGAGGTGGCGGTTGCGGGCAACCGTCAGCTCGTTGAAGATGTCATCGCCGATCTAGAGGGGTTCGAAACCGCGTCGTCGGCGACACCGTTGACAGAGGCCAATTTCGATATTGCGGTGTTCGATACAGAGGGGCTGGAATCGTCACTCGACAATGCTCTCGCCAGAAAACGAGAGGCTGAGCCAGAACTGGTGCCATATCTGTTGTTGCTCCCAGAGTCATCGGATGACACGATCACCGTCGGCACGGACGCCGATCAGTCGCAGGAGATCTCGGCCGTGATCGACGCGATCATATCGATGCCCACGACGAAAACCGAATTCGCCTGGCAGTTGCGCAATTTGGCCCGGCAGCGACGCCAATCGCAACAGCTCGCCAAGCGCGAACGGCAGGTTCGTTCGAAGTACCAAAACCTGGTCAATACCGCTCCCGATGCTATTATCGTCGCTGACGCCGATACAGGGAAGATAATCGAAACGAACCCTGCCACAGAAGCCCTCGTGGGATATACACGAGACGAGTTGCAGGGCCGAGATATTTTGACTCTTCACCCCGAAGACGAGGGAGAAAAATATCAGCAGTTATTTACTTCGCATGTCTTCGAGGCTGAGGGCGGATCCGCTACTCGCAGCCATCTCTCCGACGGGAGCCGAATCCATGTGACGACGAAGGATGGGACTAAGATACCCGTCGAGATCAACGCCAGAGTCACCGAGTTCGAGGACCAGACCCTCATTACGGGCATCTTTCGAGACATCAGTAACAGAGTTGAGCGCATCGAGAATTTGGAGTCGTTCAAAGAAGCCGCCGAAACCACAGATGTAGCAATTTTTTGGACGGACCGGGACGGCGTCATTCAATACGCCAACCCCGCATTCGAGGACCAGACTGGGTACGCTGTCGAGGAAGCCGTGGGACAAAAGCTCAGCACCCTCAAGTCTGGCTCCCAATCAAATGCATTTTACGACGACATGTGGGAGACGCTAATGGACGGCGAGACGTGGCAAGGCGAGATAGTGAACGAACGAAAGAACGGGGACCGCTACGCCGTTGAGCAAAGGGTTTCGCCAATAGTGGGCGAAAACGGCCACATCGAACGGTTCGTGTCGGTGGCAGTGGACGTAACTGATCGAAAACGACGCGAAAACAAGCTTCATCGGCGGTCACGCGCGCTCGAATCGGCACCGGTCGGGATCCTCATCACCGATCCCGATCAGGACGACAACCCATTGATATATGTGAACGACGCCGTCGAAGACATCACGGGACATTCCAGAGAGGAGTTGGTTGGCGAAAATGCCCGGATTCTCCAGGGCGAGAACACTGACCCGGAGAAGGTAGCCGAATTTCGGAACGCGGTCGAGAACGGGGAGTCAGTCTCACTCGAACTCCGCAACTATCGCAAGGACGGGACGGAATTCTGGAACAAGATGGCAATCGCTCCCGTCCGTGACGACGACGGGACAGTGATGAACTGGGTCGGTTTCCAGCAAGACGTCACCGAGCGAAAGCAACGGATGACCCAACTTAACGTAATGAATCGCCTGTTGCGTCACAACATGCGAAACGATCTGAACGTCATTCAAGGCAGAGCCAAGCTCCTTGCTGATAATCTCCCGGCCAAAAACCAAGATAGCGTCGAGGCAATCGTAAAGAACAGTGAGGAATTGGCCGACTTGGCAGAGAAGGGGAGAGTGATAACAACACTCCTACAGGACCGGCCGAAGCGAGAAGAGATTGATGTCGAGACGCGGGTACGAACGGTGGCGTCCGACATCCAGGGGGACCATCCGGCGGCGGACATCACGGTCGAGGCACAGGGGAACACGGTTGCTACACCCTCGACCGAGATAGACAAAGCCATCCGGGAACTCATCGAGAACGCCATCATCCACAACGATCAGGAGACCCCAACTGTGGCGGTCGAAATTACCGGCCAGGACGAATCCGTCGAGGTCGAAGTCCGTGATACCGGTCCAACGATTTCCGACGCAGATCGAGGATCACTTCTGGGCGAGGACCCCTCGCAACTCCAGCACGGGAGCGGTCTGGGGTTGTGGCTGATCAATATCGCCGCCACAAGGTCCGGCGGGTCAGTATCGTATGAAGAAAATTCACCCCGGGGGAATCGCATTCAGTTGCGACTCCCATAAATTGTCAGTAAATAACAAAAGTAACTGCATAATGGGGACAGTATATTGGAGCAAAAGAACCCAAATTGTCGTCTTCTTTGAGTCATGAATGATTGACTGAAAATTCTACGAGAAGGTGGAGTTGATTGCCCACCGGCCAATGTGACGGTCATCGATCTGCTGAATTCGCGCGTTGTATTCATCACCATCCGTCCTGACAAGGTTCAGATATGGCGATTTTTCCAGTGCGAGATATAGACCTTGTAGTCAGCAAACAGGCATCGTTCGTTTCACGTCGCCAGTTGTGAAACAGCCGGTAGGTTGCGGTGCGGGTTAACCGACCGATTCTGTATCTTCAAAAATTCCCAACAACATATCAAGGCCCCCCTTGAATACGAGCAGGTATGGATTGCTTGAACTGTGGACAACCCGTTGGCCCTTCTGACGCGTATTGCCCCGCCTGTGGAGAGCCAGTTCCTGATACTCCAGAGGATTCATCGACGTATAGCACTCCAGACCCAAATCCCCCTCCATCCTTCTGGAAGGGGTTCGTCCCGTATTTCGTGCCATTCAAGTCAAACGAACTGGAGAAAATACGCCGCTTTGGTGGGTGCCCAGGATGCGGCGAGGGCCGGAACCTCACCATCAACCCTGAGAGCAGGGGCTGGTCGTTTATCGGCCAACCGACAGGCACCATCACTTGCGAGGAATGCGGAACCACGCTTGATGCAGGTACATCCGGAGTCGAGGTAATAATCGGACCAGCCGACATCGAGGGTCAGACGCTGTCCTTCTCTGAGTGTGGGGACTACGCAGAAAGTCGCCGCAGAGGAGTTCTTGTAGGGGAAGCGCAACCTCCTGACGAAAGGCTAAATCACATTACAGGCGACTACTACTGGGATACCGAAGTGGTCGATGACAAATTCTGGATAGGAGCGGCAATCCTCTGCCTGATTCCACCCGTTGGGATCTTCTTCCTCTCACTCTTTGCATTCCAGTCTATCACCACTCATCCTGACGAGTGAGTTTTAATACAATATTCAAGAAACCGTTTTAGCTTCGTCGGGCGTGTTTAGACGCTAGTAATATTGCCTAAATATCGGGAATACTAGGAAGTGAAGCGGGAAAAGCCAAGTGTGTCTACGAAGCTATCCCGCTTCACGAGCAAGGTTGTATCACTCGCCAAAAAAGCCGTCGGTGGAGAATCTGAACCGCCGGTTCAGAAAGGCGAAGGCGGCTACGCAGACTGGGTAATCGTGGGACTGCACGGCCTTCGAGAGTACCTTGGACAGTCGTATCGGCGTCTTCTGGATGTCTTGCACGAAATGCCCGGAATTGTCGCGAAATTCGACCTTTCAGTGGATGAAATGCCGGATTTCACCACCGTGTGTACGCGCAAACAAGATCTAGAAATGCGGATTTGGCGCGTTTTGCTCCGGTTATCGGCGGATTTGCAGGAAACCGGCGAGGTCAAGGCGATTGATGCAACCGGTCTAGATCGCGTTTCTGCCAGCCAACACTACGCAAATCGGACGAATTACACCTTCAGATCGGTGAAGACGACAGCGCTCATTGATTGCGAAACGAGTATGATACTAGATATACATTGTTCGATGACACAACCACACGACACGCAGATCGGCTGGCAGGTTATGAAACAAAATTTACACCGAGTCGAAACGCTCACTGTTGACAAGGGATACGACTGGGACGAATTCCGCCGATATCTCAGGAAAGAAGGCGTAAGGCCGGTAATTAAGCATCGGGGATTTTCCTCGTTAGACGCGGCTCACAACGCCAGAATCGATGATGAAATCTACCATCGTCGATCGGTCGTCGAGTCAGTTTTCGCGTCATTACGTCGGCGGTTCGACGACACGATTCGAGCGAGGACGTGGTTCGGTCAGTTCCGTGAAATCGTGCTCAAAGCTGCCGTGAAAAATATTGAAGCCGCGATCAGGCTTTGAAACCGATGAAATCAGGCCTCTAAACACACCCGCTTCGTCTTTTAGATCTACAGTACTTAGCGATTCATCTCTGGCCAATTTAGTGGTTTTGGCATGACCGACTTGCACGATGAATGCAGCTTGCCCGGTTAGACCTGCAAGTTTCTCGTCAGAACGAGAGTGCTGACTATAGAGGATGTAGTCAGCACGATGGATGGTTTATTTCACGTCGAAGTCACCGAACCAGCCGTTCACTAAGCCTGCGCTGAAGCCTTATCTGGGTATAATTCATATCATATGGCATGTCGCGAACGACCAGTACAGAATCGCTGCCTCCAGCTACTCTTTATCCAAGTGATTTGAGAGATATTGAGGCAGAGTTGGATGAGAGAAGTGCCGAGGTTTCGATTTCTATCGTATCACAAGCCAGCCAAATCACCTCAACATATGAGTCCGTTGACGATCTCCTTGCTGACCCATTAGTCCCTGAACATGTCACCGACTATCAACTGTGGTTCGAAACCGACGAAGGTGAAGGAGTAATCTACGCAAATAGTACAGATAGCGATAAACACGAAATTCGCCTCTATGGAGATTTTGCATGGAAGAATGAGATATATACAGTTATCAACTCAATCATCTCATCCAATGTGAATTCGTGGAGGAATAGATTTCAAGAGTATGAGTTACGGATCGCGAACTTGTTTTCAACAATCCTCGCTGGATTTTTCTTTTTGCAGATTATTCCAACCGGACCATTCTATCCTGCAGATCACAGAATTCCGATCCTCTCCATCCTCTTCGCTCTATTTTTGGCAGGGGCGATCGCAACCGGGAATCGACATGAAGCATTCCCTTACGTAACGATATATACCGTAGATGAGAAAGAAGTAGATCAAAGAAAAAATGCTTGGTGGAATATTATTTATCTGGTCATCTTTGCCTGGCTCTTCATGTGGGTACTGCGTTTTCTCTGGCCATTTCTACCCATATGATCAATATGATTTCTGTCCGAAATTAAGATTTTCAATGCAGGTGCTGATCGATTCGGGAATCGTTATCTAACCGACCATCTGTGAAAATAAGCGCGTTCTATTCAGCAACCTGCTTTGCCATTTGCCACATTTCTGCGAATTCAAGAATATACATAGAAGCGAGTTCCTGAGGAGTTCCTCGATACGTCGAGTTCGACCGCGCCCTCGATCGGGGCGATCTCTACGGTCTCTGAGGGGGACCTTTCGGGCCACCCACGGCCCGACTTAAAGAACACCACCTTTCGCACAGCCTGTACGAAAACGACCGTTAACGGACAGGCTGAGAGACGCAATGTATCCAAGGCTTGAAATTCAAATATATGTGTAGCTAATGCTACTAAACCTCTTTAATTCGAGCATCCATAGCCCCACTCTTAACCACCTTTATGCCCGTCTTTGCCTTTTGTTTAGTTGAATATCCTTCACCGCTATCTGCGACGATATTTCCGTTGTCATGGCGTAGCCTCCATCGCCATTTTCCCATGGAGTCCTCGTATATCTCGAAGGTGAGATTGCTCATCGTTATAACTCTACAGTGCACCAGATAGAAATGAGTTATGCGTGGAGGAAGAATTAAGCCAAACCTCCATTTATTAACCTAAACAGATGTCTGAGAGTATTGATGATATCCCTGATGGAATCTTTGAACCAGAGTGGGACACACCCATTTGGAGGTATATTACATTCTATCAGTTTGTTTCTTTGCTAAAGCGGAATGCCCTGTATTTTAATCGGGCAGATGGATTTTCTGATCCCTTTGAAGGCTCTCTACCCCTTCCTAATACCAATGAGAGACAGGGGATAATCGAAGAATTTGAAAGAGCAAAAACAGCAGATGATGTAGATGAGATTGCCTCATCTGCCTATGAAACCTATCGAAAATTCACATTTCTCAACTGTTGGCATATCCGAGATCGAGAATCGGCATTCATGTGGGAGTTGTATTCTGATCAAGGAATAGCCATCAAATCCACGGCTAGAAAACTTCGCGAATCAATAGAAAATTCACATACAGACGTGCAGATTAGTAGAGTGAACTACATCGACTACGAGGAAAAGAAGATTGACGAGGAAGACACTTACAGTCCTTTTGTACACAAACGGTTGAGTTACAGTAATGAGAAGGAGCTGCGTGCTATTATCCAAGAAACGCCGAACGTACGTCCCCAGCGTGAATCTAGCGAAAGTAGAGAACTCTACATCCCCATAGGAAGTGACGTGACTGATTCAATGCTGGTTCCTGGCAAATTCGTATCTGTGAAATTAGATGAGTTAATTTCAGAAATATACATATCGCCTGCACGGGGTGGGAAGTTCGAGGAATTAGTGAAGATGTTAATTGATGAAAATGGATTGGATGTTGAAATCACACGATCAGAGTTGGATTCAGACCCGGTATATTAATCAATTTTATACGCGTATGTGTTCCTTCAGTGTCGAAGTGGACCGAATTTGAAATTTCTGAAAACCGGCCAGGATACGTTCGTTTTCGAGTTACATTTCTTCGTTCAAAGACACACATCAGATTCGCCGTAACGATGATTTTCGTCCTCGTGTCCTGTCACACGAACACTTGCTCGACTTACACCTATCCTAAAATCAGAGAGATGACCTAGATTGACCGAAGAATCACATTAACCACGGTTACGACTGCTCAGCTAAGTAATGTTTTCTATTATTCTGGAGCTTTTTGATGATGAAATCAGAATCAAGACCAAGTGTATCCATCAACATTGCTTCAACCACAACCTGAAGCGTACGTGCCAAATCACCTACAGCGGCTGTATCAACGCTATCTTCAAGTGCGTGTGCAAGGTTGTGACGGTTATCTGTCGTACGCTTAGCAATATCAGCAACGTCGATTAACTCCGGCAGG from Halanaeroarchaeum sulfurireducens harbors:
- a CDS encoding HVO_2922 family protein codes for the protein MSNLTFEIYEDSMGKWRWRLRHDNGNIVADSGEGYSTKQKAKTGIKVVKSGAMDARIKEV
- a CDS encoding two-component system sensor histidine kinase NtrB, translating into MMGPEGNDDGYLVEGSTRDGTARILPLVTSPGNREVLTDWVGDHSDYELIRDEESLSADAIDCVILDPPVLFDRKTALTERKIRDRIPLPYLLLVAENEERSVRKTLREEHPDLWAVVDGVVGMPVSKYRLGDRIETLLRLRERSRDAIEQRKQLRAIRDQHTGHGVIITDSEGTIQYVNRAFEEHSGYDRAEVIGKTPSILKSGEHDEAFYEDQWETITAGNVWQDEVVYERKDGEQYVIDQTIAPVTDSEGNIEQFIAVNHEITELKELEKRLREQREQLAVLNRVLRHDIRNDLSVVLGWAEALESHVDDEGADHLRRITDSARHMYELTKSARDISAALQSGSDPELEPIDLQNVLMDEVERRRETYDHADIEVSSPPSQDTTVRANEMLASVFRNLINNAVQHNDRDTPQVTIRATEHDGTVRVEIADNGPGIQDEVKERIFEEARKGLNSEGTGMGLFLVRSLVETYDGDVWAEDNEPRGAIFVIELPTVSSQMNGEQNS
- a CDS encoding PAS domain S-box protein, with protein sequence MQSQDSAYDFSIGDDHDSPLTIYPEVAVAGNRQLVEDVIADLEGFETASSATPLTEANFDIAVFDTEGLESSLDNALARKREAEPELVPYLLLLPESSDDTITVGTDADQSQEISAVIDAIISMPTTKTEFAWQLRNLARQRRQSQQLAKRERQVRSKYQNLVNTAPDAIIVADADTGKIIETNPATEALVGYTRDELQGRDILTLHPEDEGEKYQQLFTSHVFEAEGGSATRSHLSDGSRIHVTTKDGTKIPVEINARVTEFEDQTLITGIFRDISNRVERIENLESFKEAAETTDVAIFWTDRDGVIQYANPAFEDQTGYAVEEAVGQKLSTLKSGSQSNAFYDDMWETLMDGETWQGEIVNERKNGDRYAVEQRVSPIVGENGHIERFVSVAVDVTDRKRRENKLHRRSRALESAPVGILITDPDQDDNPLIYVNDAVEDITGHSREELVGENARILQGENTDPEKVAEFRNAVENGESVSLELRNYRKDGTEFWNKMAIAPVRDDDGTVMNWVGFQQDVTERKQRMTQLNVMNRLLRHNMRNDLNVIQGRAKLLADNLPAKNQDSVEAIVKNSEELADLAEKGRVITTLLQDRPKREEIDVETRVRTVASDIQGDHPAADITVEAQGNTVATPSTEIDKAIRELIENAIIHNDQETPTVAVEITGQDESVEVEVRDTGPTISDADRGSLLGEDPSQLQHGSGLGLWLINIAATRSGGSVSYEENSPRGNRIQLRLP
- a CDS encoding gas vesicle protein GvpD, which translates into the protein METNQVSTGIKGLDRILDNGLLRRQNALLRGPPGAGKTIFGLHFLAEGVEQDETSLYINLGEPTEYVQRTAAEFDLHPDDIHFHDLSPSDDQFAEDEAYSLFEAADVEQSVFIEELKDTIQDIDPDRVLVDPITEFRYLTKDDRQFRKQILGLLDLLKDADATVLLTSQAAETVSDDDLQFLTDTVISLHKHESHRTVEVSKFRGSSFRDGHHSYEINDEGVAVWPRIRPDRQATTEVTGETLSSGVPELDQLLNGGITQGTVTFLSGPTGVGKTTTGAQFLKEGVTQGKKAVMYQFEEARHTLLQRAEAVNIPIKRLVEDGDLSIEEIPPEAYTLDEFGQIVRTAVEEDGVDMVMIDGTQGFKQNLRGLGDDAQQALLHLGRYLRSQGVSVIIAHEIHNVTGTFQVTEEGTSNLADTIIFLRHVEYQGEMRKVIGTLKMRASDFERSLREFEITEYGLSVGEPLPNLRGILSGTPEWSGDKDDS
- a CDS encoding IS5 family transposase, with product MSTKLSRFTSKVVSLAKKAVGGESEPPVQKGEGGYADWVIVGLHGLREYLGQSYRRLLDVLHEMPGIVAKFDLSVDEMPDFTTVCTRKQDLEMRIWRVLLRLSADLQETGEVKAIDATGLDRVSASQHYANRTNYTFRSVKTTALIDCETSMILDIHCSMTQPHDTQIGWQVMKQNLHRVETLTVDKGYDWDEFRRYLRKEGVRPVIKHRGFSSLDAAHNARIDDEIYHRRSVVESVFASLRRRFDDTIRARTWFGQFREIVLKAAVKNIEAAIRL